The following DNA comes from Capillibacterium thermochitinicola.
TGCCATGGCGAAAAAGGATATATTATATATATTGAAAAGATAGGCTTTTTGCGTTGTCCGGTGCTTCATCATGAAGGTTTAATATTTTAACACTTTTACGGCCGTTGATTACCCGGTTTTTCAGTTTTTACGACCTGGAGGCAACGGGAAAAGCTTAAATCGCAATAGGGGAAGGGAGAACACGCAAGATGCTTGATCTGAAGTTAATCCGCAATAACCCCGACCAAGTAAGAGCGGGCTTGAACAAACGGGGTGCCGCCGCACTGGTCGATGAACTGCTGCGCTTGGACGAGGAGCGGCGTGATAATTTGGCCAAAGTGGAAGCGCTTAAGAACAAACGGAATGTGGTCTCAAAAGAAGTGGGACGGCTGAAAGCGGCCAACGTAGACGCCACGAACTTAATCAACGAGATGAAAGAGGTTAATGAAGAGATAAAACAACTGGACGGGATCGTCGGAAGTCTTGAGGAAAAAATCAATCGGATCCTTTATACACTGCCCAATTTGCCGCAAGAGGATGTTCCGGTCGGGACTGACGACCAAGCCAATGTTGAAATTCGGCGGTGGGGCGAACCGCGTTCCTTTTCTTTTGAACCAAAACCCCATTGGGAACTCGGGGAAAGCCTAAACCTGTTCGATTTTGAGCAAGGTGCCAAGATCAGCGGGGCCCGGTTTACGGTCCTTAAAGGGCTAGGTGCCCGGTTGGAGCGGGCTTTAGTCAATTTCATGCTGGATTTGCATGTTAACGAACATGGCTACACTGAAATCTTCCCGCCTTTTTTGGTAAACAGTGCGTGCATGGTGGGAACGGGTCAGCTGCCGAAGTTTGCGGAAGACATGTTTAAAGTCAGCCCCGGGGATTACTACTTAATTCCCACGGCGGAAGTTCCCGTGACCAATCTGCACCGGGAAGAGATTTTGGCCGCGGAGCGCCTGCCCATAAAATACGTGGCTTATAGCGCTTGTTTCCGGGCCGAAGCCGGTTCGGCCGGGCGGGATACCAGAGGGTTAATCCGTCAACACCAGTTTAACAAGGTCGAGTTGGTAAAACTGACGAAACCGGAAGATTCGGCCCGGGAGCATGAAAGTTTAGTGCAGGATGCCGAGAAAGTATTGCAACTCCTGAACCTCCCTTACCGTGTTGTTTTATTGTCCAGCGGCGATATGGGCTTTGCGGCCAGTAAATGTTATGACCTTGAAGTCTGGCTGCCCAGTTTCGGTCAGTACCGCGAAATATCTTCTTGTTCGAATTTCGGCG
Coding sequences within:
- the serS gene encoding serine--tRNA ligase produces the protein MLDLKLIRNNPDQVRAGLNKRGAAALVDELLRLDEERRDNLAKVEALKNKRNVVSKEVGRLKAANVDATNLINEMKEVNEEIKQLDGIVGSLEEKINRILYTLPNLPQEDVPVGTDDQANVEIRRWGEPRSFSFEPKPHWELGESLNLFDFEQGAKISGARFTVLKGLGARLERALVNFMLDLHVNEHGYTEIFPPFLVNSACMVGTGQLPKFAEDMFKVSPGDYYLIPTAEVPVTNLHREEILAAERLPIKYVAYSACFRAEAGSAGRDTRGLIRQHQFNKVELVKLTKPEDSAREHESLVQDAEKVLQLLNLPYRVVLLSSGDMGFAASKCYDLEVWLPSFGQYREISSCSNFGDFQARRANIRFRREPEAKPEFVHTLNGSGLAIGRTVAAIVENYQQADGSIAVPDVLVPYMGGVKTIK